One genomic region from Balaenoptera acutorostrata chromosome 1, mBalAcu1.1, whole genome shotgun sequence encodes:
- the TMEM167B gene encoding protein kish-B — MTNVYSLDGILVFGLLFVCTCAYFKKVPRLKSWLLSEKKGVWGVFYKAAVIGTRLHAAVAIACVVMAFYVLFIK; from the exons ATGACGAACG TGTACTCCTTGGATGGGATTCTGGTGTTTGGTTTGCTCTTTGTTTGCACCTGTGCCTACTTCAAGAAAGTACCTCGTCTCAAAAGCTGGCTGCTCTCAGAGAAGAAGGGAGTTTGGGGTGTGTTTTACAAAG CTGCTGTGATTGGAACTAGGCTGCATGCTGCTGTAGCAATCGCCTGCGTTGTAATGGCCTTCTACGTcctgtttataaaatga